One region of Brachybacterium saurashtrense genomic DNA includes:
- a CDS encoding low molecular weight protein-tyrosine-phosphatase, with amino-acid sequence MTYRILTVCTGNICRSPMAEYVLRAALEDAGLGDRAEVSSVGTTGWEEGNPIDPRAGALLARHGIASADHRARRMEARELRAAHLVLTLDHDHVDPVRRMLGPEQAARTQRMVRDFAPGPVEDTGIRDPWYGDEDDFETVWTQLDEAVDGIVTHVREALAAQSGADSAEQSR; translated from the coding sequence ATGACGTATCGGATCCTCACCGTCTGCACCGGGAACATCTGCCGCTCCCCGATGGCCGAGTACGTGCTGCGCGCGGCGCTGGAGGACGCGGGGCTCGGCGACCGCGCGGAGGTCTCCTCGGTGGGCACCACCGGGTGGGAGGAGGGCAACCCGATCGATCCGCGCGCCGGCGCTCTCCTGGCGCGGCACGGCATCGCCTCCGCCGACCACCGCGCCCGACGGATGGAGGCCCGGGAGCTGCGCGCGGCGCACCTGGTGCTCACGTTGGACCACGACCACGTGGACCCCGTGCGCCGCATGCTCGGGCCCGAGCAGGCCGCGCGCACCCAGCGGATGGTGCGGGACTTCGCCCCGGGGCCGGTGGAGGACACCGGGATCCGCGACCCCTGGTATGGGGACGAGGACGACTTCGAGACGGTCTGGACGCAGCTCGACGAGGCCGTCGACGGGATCGTCACGCACGTGCGCGAGGCCCTCGCGGCGCAGAGCGGCGCCGACTCCGCGGAGCAGAGCCGATGA